One region of Duncaniella freteri genomic DNA includes:
- a CDS encoding IS4 family transposase translates to MSKSSNFFGQPTYGQLIKSLDREKIVEISRKHGGEKYVKSFDGYTHLLTMLYAVIQRFDSLREIETSMTAEVRKLHHVGIDTVPRRSTLSDANARRSEKFFEDVYRDLYAANKDILSSDSRRNGTEEWIRRLRIIDSTTITLFSNAIFKGVGRHPKTGKKKGGIKVHSVIHANEGVHCDVQFTSAATNDSFMLAPSHYSHNEIVALDRAYINYAKFEELTDRGVVYVTKMKKNLSYEILVDCMHQNPQGLMEYREQVVVFRKDGINHIARIITYVDIKKGKKPKLISLLTNDFDMPLETIVAIYRRRWQIESLFKQIKQNFPLRYFYGESANAIKIQIWVTLIANLLLSVLQSTLQRRWSFSGLATIVRIVLMYYLNLEKFLNQPDADLKIMLAEASESPPEDPENC, encoded by the coding sequence ATGAGTAAAAGTAGTAATTTCTTCGGACAGCCGACATATGGTCAGCTGATAAAATCACTTGATCGTGAAAAAATAGTTGAAATCAGCCGAAAACACGGCGGAGAGAAGTATGTCAAGAGCTTTGACGGCTATACGCATTTGCTTACGATGCTATATGCTGTCATACAGCGCTTCGATTCATTGCGTGAGATAGAGACTTCTATGACAGCCGAGGTACGCAAACTCCATCATGTAGGCATTGACACTGTGCCCAGGCGGAGCACCTTGTCGGATGCAAATGCCAGACGTTCAGAGAAGTTCTTTGAAGATGTATACCGCGACTTGTATGCAGCCAATAAAGACATTCTTTCCTCGGACAGCCGACGCAATGGCACGGAAGAGTGGATAAGACGGCTTAGAATCATCGATTCCACTACAATCACGTTGTTCTCCAATGCTATTTTCAAGGGTGTTGGCCGTCATCCGAAGACGGGAAAGAAGAAAGGCGGCATCAAGGTACACTCGGTCATACATGCCAACGAGGGCGTTCACTGCGACGTACAGTTCACTTCGGCAGCGACCAATGACTCCTTCATGCTTGCACCGAGCCATTACAGCCACAACGAGATAGTAGCACTTGACCGTGCATATATCAACTATGCCAAATTCGAGGAACTGACGGATCGAGGGGTGGTATATGTAACCAAAATGAAGAAAAACCTCAGTTATGAAATACTTGTGGACTGTATGCACCAGAATCCGCAGGGACTGATGGAGTACCGTGAACAGGTCGTAGTGTTCCGTAAAGACGGCATCAACCACATTGCAAGAATAATCACATACGTTGACATTAAGAAAGGCAAGAAGCCAAAACTTATATCGCTTCTCACCAATGACTTCGACATGCCTCTGGAGACAATCGTGGCCATCTACCGTCGCCGATGGCAGATTGAGTCGCTTTTCAAGCAGATAAAGCAGAACTTCCCTTTGCGATACTTCTATGGCGAAAGTGCCAATGCCATAAAAATACAGATTTGGGTAACGCTCATAGCTAATCTGTTGCTCTCGGTCTTACAAAGCACCTTGCAAAGGCGTTGGAGCTTTTCTGGACTGGCTACAATCGTCAGAATTGTACTGATGTATTATCTGAATCTCGAAAAGTTCCTAAATCAGCCCGACGCTGACTTGAAAATCATGCTCGCAGAGGCCTCGGAATCCCCTCCTGAAGATCCCGAAAACTGCTGA
- a CDS encoding IS3 family transposase yields the protein MPIHLKSELLYLHEFCSWEDFIRELKRYILYYNNDRIKVRFNGLSPMEYKNKYYNELI from the coding sequence ATGCCCATACATCTTAAGTCAGAATTGCTATATTTGCATGAATTTTGTTCTTGGGAGGACTTCATTCGGGAATTGAAGAGATACATCCTGTATTATAACAATGACCGGATTAAGGTGAGATTCAACGGATTGTCTCCAATGGAATATAAAAATAAATACTATAATGAACTGATATAA
- a CDS encoding ribonuclease E/G has translation MKSELIVDVQPSEVSIALLEDSRLVSLQKEARNIAYAVGDIYLAKVKKLMPGLNAAFVNVGYEKDAFLHYLDLGSQFSTYSSFIKSAIVDKKAADTSVSKMKRLPDIDKHGTITNVLQPGQELLVQIVKEPISSKGPRLTTEITFTGRYMVLIPFGDKISVSAKIKTTEEKLRLRQLIDSIRPKNFGIIIRTSAEGKSVRDLHHELRTLLRCWEETVAKARTATAPALIFEEESRIVGMLRDVFSPTFESIHVNDKETYSQIAKYVELISPESKDIVKLYESDVPIFDHFSITRQIKSSFGKTVSFKSGAYVIIEHTEALHVIDVNSGNRSKAAPDQESNALEVNLRAADEIARQLRLRDMGGIIVVDFIDMNKAENRQKLYEHMREVMANDRARHNILPLSKFGLMQITRQRVRPALDIITSEECPSCHGKGEVQPSLLFTDTLHEKLDYLVNILKVKDFVLYVHPYVAAYLKKGFPSLYRKWQWEYGFCFRLCPDESLAYLQYRVLDKEHNEIDLKEEKDIASSATKSKSRTKNRTKEE, from the coding sequence ATGAAAAGTGAACTGATCGTCGATGTACAGCCCTCCGAAGTCTCAATAGCACTTCTGGAGGATTCGAGGCTCGTCTCTCTTCAGAAAGAGGCGCGCAACATTGCCTATGCCGTCGGCGACATATACCTGGCTAAAGTAAAGAAGCTTATGCCGGGTCTCAATGCCGCCTTCGTCAATGTTGGCTACGAGAAGGACGCTTTTCTTCACTACTTGGATCTTGGTTCGCAATTCTCAACCTATTCATCGTTCATCAAGAGTGCCATTGTCGACAAGAAAGCTGCCGACACATCGGTGTCGAAGATGAAGCGACTGCCCGACATAGATAAGCACGGAACTATAACCAATGTACTTCAGCCGGGTCAGGAACTCCTCGTACAGATAGTCAAGGAGCCCATATCATCCAAGGGTCCGCGACTCACTACCGAAATCACATTCACAGGTCGATATATGGTGCTGATACCTTTCGGCGACAAGATTTCGGTGTCAGCCAAAATCAAGACCACTGAAGAAAAACTACGTCTGCGACAACTTATAGATAGCATACGTCCGAAGAATTTCGGAATCATCATACGCACATCAGCCGAAGGTAAAAGTGTGAGAGATCTTCATCATGAGCTCCGCACTCTTCTGAGATGCTGGGAGGAGACAGTGGCTAAAGCACGCACAGCGACAGCCCCGGCACTGATATTCGAGGAGGAAAGCCGTATAGTAGGTATGCTGCGTGATGTGTTCAGCCCTACATTCGAGAGTATTCATGTCAACGACAAGGAGACTTACAGCCAGATAGCGAAATATGTTGAGCTTATATCTCCTGAAAGCAAGGATATAGTGAAGCTCTACGAGAGTGATGTCCCCATTTTCGATCATTTCAGCATCACAAGGCAGATCAAGTCATCGTTTGGAAAGACAGTTTCCTTCAAGTCTGGTGCATATGTGATAATCGAGCATACCGAGGCCCTTCATGTCATAGACGTCAATTCTGGCAACCGATCCAAGGCTGCCCCCGACCAGGAAAGCAATGCACTCGAAGTGAATCTTCGTGCTGCCGACGAGATAGCCAGGCAGTTGCGCCTGCGTGATATGGGTGGCATCATAGTGGTCGACTTCATTGATATGAATAAAGCGGAGAACCGTCAGAAGCTTTATGAGCATATGCGTGAGGTGATGGCTAATGACCGCGCCCGCCACAATATCTTGCCTCTGAGCAAATTCGGGCTTATGCAGATCACTCGTCAGCGTGTGCGCCCGGCTCTTGATATCATAACGAGCGAGGAATGCCCATCCTGTCATGGAAAGGGCGAGGTCCAGCCGTCTCTGCTCTTTACCGATACTCTCCATGAGAAGCTCGACTATCTGGTTAATATACTTAAAGTAAAGGATTTTGTCCTGTATGTTCATCCGTATGTGGCAGCCTATCTCAAGAAAGGGTTCCCTTCGCTATATCGTAAATGGCAGTGGGAATACGGATTCTGTTTCCGCCTCTGCCCGGATGAGTCACTCGCTTATTTACAGTATCGCGTGCTTGACAAGGAGCACAATGAGATAGATCTGAAAGAGGAAAAGGATATAGCGTCATCAGCCACGAAATCCAAATCCAGAACCAAGAACCGTACAAAGGAAGAATAG
- a CDS encoding ISAs1 family transposase, translated as MTNPNSPIDFFSSISDPRVERTQKHSLDSILFISLCAVICGAEGWNEIEDYGNAKIDWLEKFLHLPNGIPSHDTFNRVISMLDPKELNGSFVAWTKSIAELTDGEVVAIDGKCMRGSSDDGSGTYTHLVSAWASANNLLLAQEKVAGKSNEITAIPRLLRILELKNCIVTIDAMGCQREIAKTIIERGADYILALKGNQPEMLDRVSRSFTYIKPSSEHTMDGKAHGREETRACSVITNLDNIIDRDRWPGLKSIVRIESRTRDVKSGQIHKETRYYLSSLEADAQYINHSIRTHWSVENQLHWTLDVAFGDDASRKQKDNAAQNFSLLNRIGLNIIKNAKVSSMGVKGHRKKAGWDNDYLLYALKSFDVVKN; from the coding sequence ATGACAAATCCTAACTCACCCATAGATTTCTTTTCATCCATCAGCGATCCTCGTGTGGAGCGCACACAGAAACACAGCCTTGACTCCATCCTGTTCATATCGCTTTGCGCAGTCATCTGCGGAGCGGAGGGCTGGAATGAAATCGAGGACTATGGTAATGCCAAGATTGATTGGCTTGAGAAGTTCCTGCACCTTCCCAACGGCATACCCTCGCACGATACGTTCAACCGAGTAATCAGTATGTTAGACCCAAAAGAATTGAACGGTTCCTTTGTGGCATGGACGAAAAGCATTGCCGAACTGACCGACGGGGAAGTTGTCGCCATTGACGGCAAATGTATGCGCGGGAGCAGCGATGACGGCTCCGGGACATACACCCATCTTGTCAGCGCATGGGCTTCGGCGAACAACCTGTTGCTCGCGCAGGAAAAGGTCGCCGGAAAGAGCAACGAGATTACTGCGATACCCCGGCTGCTGCGCATCCTGGAGTTGAAAAACTGCATAGTCACAATCGATGCCATGGGCTGTCAGAGAGAGATTGCCAAGACAATAATCGAGCGCGGAGCCGACTATATCCTTGCCCTGAAAGGGAATCAGCCCGAAATGCTTGACCGTGTCAGCCGTTCTTTCACATATATTAAGCCGTCATCTGAGCATACGATGGACGGGAAGGCTCATGGGCGGGAAGAAACAAGGGCCTGTTCGGTCATAACCAATCTCGACAACATCATCGACAGGGACAGATGGCCCGGTCTTAAAAGCATCGTGAGAATAGAATCCCGTACCCGGGATGTCAAGTCTGGACAAATCCACAAGGAGACCAGATATTACCTGTCGAGCCTTGAGGCTGACGCTCAATATATTAATCATTCTATCAGGACACACTGGAGCGTGGAGAATCAACTGCATTGGACATTGGACGTCGCTTTTGGAGATGATGCCTCGCGTAAGCAAAAGGATAATGCAGCTCAAAATTTCTCTCTGCTCAACCGTATCGGACTGAACATAATCAAGAACGCCAAGGTGTCATCAATGGGTGTCAAAGGACATAGGAAGAAAGCCGGTTGGGATAACGACTACTTACTTTATGCCTTAAAAAGTTTTGATGTTGTAAAAAATTAA
- the guaA gene encoding glutamine-hydrolyzing GMP synthase — protein sequence MQEKIIILDFGSQTTQLIGRRVRELGEYCEIVPYNKFPYDDPSVIGVILSGSPFSVYDEKAFRTDLSRLRSHLPVLGICYGAQFIAYTSGGSVEPAPSREYGRAHLSSIDNENPLMQNIPVGSQVWMSHGDTITSIPDGFRTIASTDKVRIAAYQVEGENTWGVQFHPEVFHSEHGTQLLRNFVVDICGGKLDWTAESFIESTVRSLREQLGDDKVVLGLSGGVDSSVAAVLLNRAIGKNLTCIFVDHGMLRKNEFRNVLNDYECLGLNVIGVDASAKFFSELEGVTEPERKRKIIGKGFIDVFDEEAHKIEDVKWLAQGTIYPDCIESLSITGTTIKSHHNVGGLPEKMNLKLCEPLRLLFKDEVRSVGRQLGMPEHLIKRHPFPGPGLAVRILGDITPEKVRILQDADDIFIQGLRDWDLYDKVWQAGAILLPVQSVGVMGDERTYERAIALRAVTSTDAMTADWAHLPYDFMAKVSNDIINKVRGVNRVCYDISSKPPATIEWE from the coding sequence ATGCAGGAAAAAATCATTATTCTCGACTTCGGGTCGCAGACAACGCAGCTCATCGGGCGGCGAGTACGCGAGCTCGGCGAGTATTGCGAGATCGTTCCCTACAACAAGTTCCCTTACGATGACCCATCGGTGATAGGAGTCATCCTCTCGGGCTCACCTTTCTCGGTGTATGACGAGAAAGCTTTCCGTACCGACCTGTCGCGTCTGCGCTCTCATCTGCCGGTGCTCGGCATATGCTACGGCGCACAGTTCATAGCTTACACTTCAGGAGGCTCGGTGGAGCCGGCACCGTCACGTGAATACGGACGCGCCCATCTGTCAAGCATCGACAATGAAAACCCATTGATGCAAAATATTCCGGTAGGCTCCCAAGTATGGATGAGCCATGGCGATACCATCACGTCAATCCCCGACGGATTCAGGACCATAGCGTCGACCGACAAGGTAAGGATCGCAGCCTATCAGGTAGAGGGGGAAAATACATGGGGCGTACAGTTCCATCCCGAAGTGTTCCATTCGGAACACGGAACACAACTCCTGCGCAATTTCGTAGTGGACATATGCGGCGGCAAGCTTGACTGGACCGCAGAATCATTTATAGAATCAACCGTCAGATCACTTCGCGAACAGCTTGGCGACGACAAGGTGGTGCTCGGACTGAGCGGCGGAGTGGACTCGTCGGTAGCGGCAGTACTCCTGAACCGCGCGATCGGCAAGAATCTCACCTGCATATTCGTGGACCACGGAATGCTCCGCAAGAATGAATTCCGCAATGTGCTTAACGACTACGAATGTCTCGGGCTCAATGTCATAGGTGTAGACGCATCAGCCAAATTCTTCAGCGAACTGGAAGGCGTCACCGAACCTGAACGCAAGCGTAAGATAATCGGTAAAGGATTCATTGACGTATTCGATGAAGAGGCTCACAAGATAGAAGATGTAAAGTGGCTTGCACAAGGCACCATCTACCCCGACTGTATAGAATCCCTGTCAATAACCGGCACCACCATCAAGAGCCATCACAATGTAGGAGGTCTGCCCGAAAAGATGAACCTTAAGCTATGCGAGCCACTGCGCCTTCTTTTCAAGGACGAAGTACGCTCCGTAGGGCGTCAGCTCGGTATGCCTGAACACCTCATCAAGCGTCATCCATTCCCCGGACCCGGACTGGCGGTACGCATCCTTGGCGACATAACTCCTGAGAAAGTAAGAATACTCCAGGATGCCGACGATATCTTCATCCAAGGACTCCGCGACTGGGACCTCTACGATAAGGTGTGGCAGGCAGGAGCAATCCTTCTGCCCGTACAGAGCGTGGGCGTGATGGGCGACGAGCGTACCTATGAACGCGCCATTGCGCTTCGCGCCGTGACTTCAACCGACGCCATGACTGCCGACTGGGCACATCTGCCTTACGACTTTATGGCAAAGGTGAGCAACGACATCATCAATAAGGTAAGAGGTGTCAACCGAGTATGCTACGACATCTCCTCCAAGCCGCCGGCAACCATAGAGTGGGAATAA
- a CDS encoding YjjG family noncanonical pyrimidine nucleotidase encodes MTLSDIVLNEGRRYLRGVRWVWIDLDDTLIDFRANSLAALRITYEQCSLERYFRSCDEWIECYMRHNHALWDRYNRAEITQGHLRLHRFLDPIRERTLISEEEFAAEARHMDILYLSILARQKCMVPGAMELVEHLRAHAYNIGILSNGFRDVQYRKLHTVGLDALVDTVVLSDDIGVNKPDPRIFIHAMERVGDMCPDSHLMIGDNPSTDIDGARGAGWRSVLFDCSAGRLSISQDGIITTSLREMIPLLSRSDNA; translated from the coding sequence GTGACACTTTCGGACATTGTATTGAATGAAGGGCGCAGATATCTGCGCGGAGTACGTTGGGTGTGGATAGATCTCGATGACACACTCATAGATTTTCGCGCCAATTCGCTCGCGGCATTGCGTATCACTTACGAGCAGTGCTCATTGGAGCGTTATTTCCGTTCATGTGACGAGTGGATCGAATGCTACATGCGTCACAATCATGCTCTTTGGGACCGTTATAACCGTGCTGAGATCACTCAGGGGCATCTGCGCCTTCACAGGTTTCTTGATCCTATAAGGGAGCGCACTCTTATCAGTGAAGAGGAGTTTGCTGCCGAAGCCAGGCATATGGATATACTGTATCTGTCGATTCTTGCCAGGCAGAAGTGTATGGTGCCAGGGGCAATGGAGCTTGTAGAGCATCTGCGTGCACACGCTTATAATATAGGTATACTCTCCAACGGCTTCAGAGATGTGCAATATCGTAAGCTTCACACTGTGGGTCTTGATGCGCTCGTGGATACCGTAGTGCTGAGTGATGACATAGGTGTGAACAAGCCTGATCCCCGCATCTTCATACATGCCATGGAAAGAGTGGGGGATATGTGTCCTGACAGTCACCTGATGATAGGTGACAATCCGTCAACCGATATCGATGGGGCGCGTGGCGCAGGATGGCGGTCAGTCCTCTTCGATTGCTCTGCCGGGAGGCTTTCAATCTCGCAGGATGGCATCATCACCACATCTTTGAGAGAGATGATACCGCTGTTATCGAGGAGCGATAACGCGTAA
- a CDS encoding transposase family protein, protein MKTADAFWQFLPEGLDELFEMVKFEKTDQSYDIWLDEKKKLSDEDFRNPNIVARGYTDYVTVQDYPMRGRPVFLHMRKNKWWDKKDQRDILI, encoded by the coding sequence ATGAAAACCGCAGATGCATTTTGGCAATTCCTGCCAGAAGGATTGGACGAACTGTTTGAGATGGTCAAGTTTGAAAAGACAGACCAGTCCTACGACATATGGCTTGACGAGAAGAAGAAACTGTCGGATGAGGATTTCCGCAATCCGAACATTGTGGCACGTGGATACACGGATTACGTTACAGTGCAGGACTATCCGATGCGCGGCAGACCGGTGTTCCTGCACATGCGCAAGAACAAATGGTGGGACAAAAAAGACCAACGAGATATTCTCATATAA
- a CDS encoding AAA family ATPase — translation MTQEQKQQICDQLRAYVEQKGSGNKAANSLNGVSSATISKVLTGKWETIADEMWRSIASQTGSAETKGWQVVKTRAYEAMTFALENAQRDSLVMAVIGEAGSGKTEAIKNYTAEGRNVYHLVCSEYWNRRTFMAKVLQSMGVTYSGNTVADMMETIVDTLKRKEQPLIVLDEADKLSDQVLYFFISLYNQLEDHCGIIMTATKYLRVRIEKGLRLNRKGYAEIFSRIGRKFVELPLLNSEDVAAVCVANGVSEAKAINGIVDEAEGDLRRVKRSVWAKVKGGAR, via the coding sequence ATGACACAGGAACAGAAACAGCAGATTTGCGACCAGCTCCGCGCGTATGTGGAGCAAAAAGGGAGCGGCAACAAGGCCGCCAACAGTCTTAACGGCGTGAGCAGCGCGACAATTAGCAAAGTGCTGACCGGGAAATGGGAGACAATCGCCGACGAGATGTGGCGAAGCATAGCGTCCCAGACCGGGAGCGCCGAGACCAAGGGGTGGCAGGTGGTGAAGACCCGAGCCTACGAGGCTATGACTTTTGCGCTGGAAAACGCGCAGCGCGACAGCCTGGTGATGGCCGTAATTGGGGAAGCCGGGAGCGGCAAGACCGAGGCAATAAAGAACTACACCGCCGAAGGGCGCAACGTGTATCACCTTGTCTGCTCCGAATACTGGAACCGGCGCACGTTCATGGCGAAAGTATTGCAGAGCATGGGCGTGACCTACAGCGGCAACACCGTTGCCGACATGATGGAAACCATTGTCGACACATTGAAGCGCAAAGAGCAGCCGCTTATTGTGCTTGACGAGGCAGACAAGCTGAGCGATCAGGTGCTTTATTTTTTCATATCGCTCTACAATCAGCTCGAGGACCACTGCGGCATAATAATGACCGCGACCAAGTATCTGCGCGTCCGGATAGAAAAAGGGCTGCGGCTGAACCGCAAAGGCTATGCCGAAATATTCAGCCGCATAGGGCGCAAGTTTGTAGAACTGCCCCTGCTGAACAGCGAGGACGTGGCGGCTGTATGCGTCGCCAACGGAGTGAGCGAGGCCAAAGCCATTAACGGCATAGTGGACGAGGCGGAGGGCGACCTGCGGCGCGTAAAGCGCAGTGTGTGGGCTAAGGTGAAAGGAGGCGCGCGGTGA
- a CDS encoding KdsC family phosphatase, whose product MSNIKLFLTDVDGTLTDGGMYYTASGDVMKKFNARDGMGLQLLQRAGVRVGIVTSENTPIVSTRAAKLGLDYLVQGSRDGGKLTAALDICGELGIGIDEVAYIGDDVNCAALLAAAGVRACPADAVPEVKGIPGMRVMTLRGGEGCVREFINQLLEE is encoded by the coding sequence ATGTCAAATATCAAGCTCTTTCTTACAGATGTTGACGGCACTCTTACGGACGGCGGTATGTATTATACTGCTTCGGGTGACGTCATGAAGAAGTTTAACGCACGTGACGGAATGGGGCTTCAGCTCCTTCAGCGTGCGGGGGTGAGAGTAGGGATTGTCACAAGCGAGAACACTCCCATAGTGAGTACTCGTGCCGCCAAACTCGGGCTCGACTATCTGGTGCAGGGGAGCCGTGACGGAGGCAAGCTGACTGCTGCCCTCGACATATGCGGAGAGTTGGGGATTGGTATTGATGAGGTGGCATATATTGGCGATGATGTCAATTGTGCGGCATTGCTTGCGGCGGCAGGTGTTCGTGCGTGTCCCGCCGATGCGGTGCCTGAGGTCAAAGGGATTCCTGGTATGCGCGTGATGACACTCCGCGGCGGCGAAGGGTGTGTGCGCGAGTTTATTAATCAACTGCTCGAAGAATGA
- a CDS encoding queuosine precursor transporter, translating to MKEAKLSVTFLLLTVTFCVCLIVSNLMEIKTVDLGPLTITAGVIVFPISYILNDCIVEVYGFAKARLVIWIGFGMNLLVSLLLQLGIILPGADSWAGQDAMEMIFGAVPRIFAASFVAFLCGSMVNAYVMSRMKLASSGGKGFSLRAIVSSLWGEGVDSVIFFPIAFGGVLAWGEIGMLIVTQTVLKTLYEVMILPVTMRVVNLLRRYEGAIDTVAPKSYKWWKISEL from the coding sequence ATGAAAGAAGCTAAGTTGTCAGTGACTTTTCTGCTGCTTACGGTCACATTTTGCGTGTGCCTTATTGTCAGCAATCTTATGGAGATCAAGACTGTTGATCTCGGTCCGCTCACTATTACTGCCGGAGTCATAGTGTTTCCGATATCCTATATACTGAACGACTGTATAGTGGAGGTGTATGGATTTGCCAAGGCTCGTCTTGTGATATGGATAGGTTTCGGTATGAACCTGCTTGTGTCGCTGCTGCTACAGCTTGGAATAATTCTTCCAGGGGCTGATTCCTGGGCAGGGCAGGATGCCATGGAGATGATATTCGGAGCTGTGCCAAGGATTTTTGCTGCCAGCTTTGTGGCGTTTCTGTGCGGTTCGATGGTTAATGCCTATGTGATGTCGAGAATGAAACTGGCTTCATCAGGAGGCAAGGGATTTTCTCTTCGTGCGATAGTGTCTTCGCTATGGGGCGAAGGGGTCGACTCGGTGATATTCTTCCCGATAGCATTCGGAGGAGTTTTGGCATGGGGCGAGATAGGGATGCTTATTGTCACACAGACTGTGCTTAAGACTCTTTATGAGGTGATGATACTTCCTGTCACCATGCGTGTTGTCAATCTGCTGCGCAGGTATGAGGGTGCGATTGACACCGTTGCCCCGAAATCCTACAAATGGTGGAAAATAAGTGAGCTGTGA
- a CDS encoding HU family DNA-binding protein has translation MTKADIVNEISKSTGIDKANVLETIEKFMETVKDSLSHGESVYLRGFGSFITKVRSEKTARNISKNTTIIIPEHRIPAFKPAKVFMEEVKNNLD, from the coding sequence ATGACTAAAGCCGACATTGTCAACGAGATTTCCAAGTCAACAGGCATCGACAAGGCCAATGTACTTGAGACTATCGAGAAGTTTATGGAGACCGTAAAGGATTCACTCTCTCATGGCGAGAGTGTTTATCTCCGCGGATTTGGCAGCTTCATCACCAAGGTGCGTTCAGAAAAGACCGCACGTAACATCTCCAAGAACACAACCATCATCATCCCTGAGCACCGCATCCCTGCTTTCAAGCCTGCAAAGGTGTTCATGGAGGAGGTTAAGAACAATCTTGACTAA
- a CDS encoding transposase, with protein METTALSIKHIAQMYCVNGKYFAEQYRNRISGYTEWREAELGCGFYFNANNIGPYMSLDETCLSNGEVWTFLTNKDGHGGRGTLAAAIPGTKSDEITTILIGAMGKSVRRRVKEVTCDLSPSMMLIAAEVFYNAHVVNDRFHVQQVYNGAVDEIRIDIRRQLIAEDNSRDKSEPPITYSNGETMRQILARSKHTLMMSQNKWTDIQRHRANILFRHYPILKDAYHLAMELRQIFNAKISPTKAMGRMNKWYEKVMALGNNNFRSVIKTFKNHAPTILNYFRRRATNASAEAFNSKVKIFRSQMRGVRDRDFFIFRLVKLYA; from the coding sequence GTGGAGACGACGGCATTGTCGATTAAGCATATAGCGCAGATGTACTGCGTCAACGGCAAATATTTTGCCGAACAGTATCGCAACAGGATAAGCGGTTATACCGAATGGCGTGAGGCCGAACTCGGTTGCGGCTTCTACTTCAACGCTAACAATATCGGCCCGTACATGAGTCTTGACGAAACCTGCCTGAGCAACGGCGAGGTATGGACTTTCCTCACGAACAAGGACGGACACGGTGGCCGTGGGACGCTGGCGGCGGCCATCCCCGGCACAAAGAGCGATGAGATAACCACAATCCTCATCGGAGCCATGGGTAAATCGGTCAGACGCAGGGTAAAAGAAGTGACCTGCGATCTGTCGCCCTCGATGATGCTGATAGCCGCCGAGGTATTCTACAACGCCCACGTCGTTAACGACCGCTTCCATGTGCAGCAGGTCTATAACGGGGCTGTCGACGAAATTCGCATAGACATCCGCCGACAGCTCATTGCCGAAGACAACAGCCGTGACAAATCAGAGCCTCCAATTACATATTCCAACGGCGAGACCATGCGCCAGATCCTTGCCCGCAGCAAGCACACCCTGATGATGTCGCAGAACAAATGGACTGACATACAGCGTCATCGCGCAAACATTCTGTTCAGACACTATCCGATACTGAAAGATGCATACCATCTGGCTATGGAACTGCGCCAAATCTTCAACGCAAAGATATCACCCACCAAAGCAATGGGTCGGATGAACAAGTGGTATGAAAAAGTAATGGCATTGGGCAACAACAACTTCCGCTCTGTCATCAAGACGTTCAAGAACCACGCCCCGACTATCCTCAATTATTTCCGACGTCGCGCAACTAATGCCTCCGCCGAAGCATTCAACTCCAAAGTCAAAATCTTCCGTTCGCAGATGCGAGGGGTCCGTGACCGTGATTTCTTTATCTTCCGACTCGTCAAGCTATACGCCTGA